A genomic window from Candidatus Obscuribacter sp. includes:
- a CDS encoding cobalamin-binding protein: protein MRIVSLIASSTEIVHALGLGQFMVGRSHECDYPESVKALPVCTSPKFKVEGTSLEIDQRVKEILEKSLSVYMVDASMLDNLEPSHVITQAQCEVCAVSLKDVEEAACQMIKSRPEIISLEPNCLEDYFSDLSKVGKALGVIEAATKLENQSRSKIAEINRRTKALTDKTGKPTVAIVEWIEPLMAAGNWMPELVELANGINLFGTAGKHSPWMTFAELVDKDPDIIIVTPCGFDNKRTLEEMPLFAASAGYQNLKAVKTGRVYVADGNQYFNRPGPRLLDSLEILAEIFYQEAFALNHKDKAWLQYQGQN from the coding sequence ATGCGCATCGTATCACTCATTGCCAGCTCTACAGAGATAGTCCACGCCCTCGGTCTGGGTCAATTTATGGTAGGTAGATCGCACGAGTGCGACTATCCCGAGTCTGTAAAAGCTCTGCCAGTCTGCACCAGTCCAAAATTTAAAGTGGAAGGTACAAGCCTGGAGATTGACCAGCGCGTCAAAGAAATCCTCGAAAAGTCTCTTAGCGTCTACATGGTCGACGCATCAATGCTCGACAATCTTGAGCCCAGCCACGTCATTACCCAGGCTCAGTGCGAAGTCTGTGCAGTCAGCCTCAAAGACGTCGAAGAAGCAGCCTGTCAAATGATCAAAAGCAGACCCGAGATAATATCTCTAGAGCCAAATTGTCTGGAGGACTACTTTAGCGACCTCAGCAAAGTAGGCAAGGCACTTGGTGTAATAGAAGCAGCCACTAAGCTTGAAAATCAATCACGCAGCAAAATAGCTGAAATCAATAGACGCACAAAAGCGCTAACAGACAAGACTGGCAAGCCAACAGTAGCCATAGTCGAATGGATTGAACCACTGATGGCTGCTGGCAACTGGATGCCAGAGCTTGTTGAGCTGGCCAACGGTATTAATCTATTTGGCACAGCGGGCAAGCACTCACCCTGGATGACATTTGCCGAGCTCGTCGACAAAGACCCGGACATAATCATTGTCACGCCCTGCGGCTTTGATAATAAGCGCACCCTTGAAGAGATGCCGTTATTTGCCGCATCAGCAGGCTATCAAAACCTAAAAGCCGTAAAGACTGGACGTGTTTATGTCGCTGACGGCAATCAATACTTTAACCGTCCTGGTCCGCGTCTGCTAGACTCGCTAGAGATACTGGCTGAGATCTTTTACCAGGAGGCATTTGCCCTCAATCATAAAGACAAAGCCTGGCTCCAATATCAGGGACAAAATTGA
- a CDS encoding ACT domain-containing protein, which yields MMPQKDLNILLASMQPELHGNQFVFCTVSEAHLEKLALKPLGLFREKEGVTLIITKEEAVDSQLEYADLWALITCNIHSDLNAVGFLAAMSTALADCGIAVNAISAYYHDHLFVPATKAQQAMTLLKQLTN from the coding sequence ATCATGCCGCAAAAAGACCTGAATATATTACTCGCATCGATGCAACCAGAGCTACACGGCAATCAATTTGTCTTTTGTACTGTGAGCGAAGCACACTTAGAAAAGCTTGCGCTAAAGCCTCTTGGATTGTTTAGAGAAAAGGAAGGCGTCACTCTTATTATCACTAAAGAAGAAGCAGTTGATTCTCAGCTTGAATATGCCGACCTGTGGGCACTAATCACTTGCAACATCCACTCCGACCTCAATGCTGTAGGATTTTTGGCGGCAATGTCGACAGCCCTGGCAGATTGCGGTATCGCAGTCAATGCTATTTCAGCTTACTACCATGATCATTTATTTGTACCAGCCACTAAGGCTCAACAAGCAATGACTTTGCTAAAACAACTGACTAACTAA